The genomic stretch AACACCTATCGTGAAGTTGGCAATCGGAAAAGTGCAAATTCACATTTTTTTCCATTTTCCACCAAACTGTGGTTCAGCATTCCCGGAAAAAAATCGAACGTCTCGTACCTTGACATCCCCCACTCTTTGCAGGCCATAGTCCGAAGCATAAACAGATACAACGAACCATGTCGAGGAACCAATCATGAACATCCATCCAGACCCCCTGGCCCTTGTCGGCCGCACCCCTCTGGTCTTTCTGGACCGCCTGGGACAAGGTTTACCCGGCCGGGTGGCCGTCAAGCTCGAATCGACCAACCCCGGCGGGTCCATCAAGGACCGCATCGCCCTGGCCATGATCGAGGACGCCGAGCGCCGAGGACATCTTGGGCCCGGGGCCAGGTTGGTTGAACCCACCAGTGGCAATACCGGCATCGGTCTGGCCCTGGTCTGCGCCCTGCGGGGCTACGCCCTGACCCTGACCATGCCCGAGAGCATGAGCTTGGAACGCCGGACCCTGCTGGTCGGCCTCGGGGCCGCGGTGGTTCTCACTCCCGCCGCCAAGGGCATGGCCGGGGCAGTGGCCCGGGCCGAGGAAATCCAGCGTGAATCCCGAGCCTTCATGGTCCGTCAGTTCGAGAACCCGGCCAATCCGGCCGCGCATGAGCGCACCACCGGACCGGAGATTTGGCAGGACACCGATGGACAGGTGCAGGTCTTCGTGGCCGGGGTCGGCACGGGCGGGACCATCACCGGTGTCGGTCGGGCCCTCAAATCCCGAAATCCCAAGGTTCGCTGCGTGGCCGCTGAACCGGCCGAGTCGCCGGTCCTGTCCGGAGGCGATCCCGGGCCACACCCCATCCAGGGCATCGGACCAGGATTCATTCCCCGCATCCTGGACCGGTCGGTTCTGGACGAGGTTCTGGCCGTGAAGGGAGAGCTGGCCATGGACATGGCCCGGCGTCTCTTGCGCGAGGAGGGGATTCTGGCCGGAATCTCGGCCGGGGCCAATGTGGCCGCGGCTCTACAGGTGGCGGCCAGGGAAGAAAACCGAGAACGCCTGATCGTGACCATCATCTGCGACACGGGCGAGCGGTATTTGAGCGCGAATCTATTTCGAAACCCCGAGGTCATCTCGTGACCGACACCGCCATCCTCGACCTTGAGGACGTCGTCGACGCCCTCTGCGCCCCGGAGTCCTACTCCGATGTCTACCACCGTCCGGCCTTTGCCCAACCCATGCCTTCGGTCCAAGACCTTCGGGAGATCATGGGGCTTCTCCGGGCCGTACTCTTTCCGGGCTATTTCGGACGGTCCGACATCGGGCCGGAAACCATGCGCTACCATGTCGGCTCGGCCTTGGACCAGGTCCGGACCCTGCTGGCCGAGCAGATCCGGCGCGGGCACTGCTTTTTCTGCGCCCTTGAAGACCAGGCCTGCCCGGAGTGCGAGGAACGAGCCCGGATCCTGACTCTGAAATTCTTGACCACCCTGCCCCGAATTCGGAATCTTCTGGCCCTAGACGTCCAGGCCGCCTACGAAGGCGACCCCGCGGCCAAGAGCCCCGGGGAAAGCATCTTCTGCTATCCATCCATCAAGGTCATGACCCACTACCGTGTGGCCCACGAACTCCACCGTATGGACGTGGAACTCATCCCCCGGATCATCACCGAGATGGCCCACTCCGAAACCGGTATCGACATCCACCCCGGGGCCGGCATCGGTCGACGTTTCTTCATCGACCACGGGACCGGCGTAGTCATCGGCGAAACCTGCGTCATCGGGAACAATGTCCGCCTCTACCAGGGTGTGACTTTGGGTGCCAAGAGTTTTCCCAAGGACGAAAACGGCCAGCTCATCAAAGGCATTCCCCGACACCCGGTGGTCGAGGACGACGTGACCATCTACTCCGGAGCCACGGTGCTCGGGAGAATCACCATCGGCCGGGGCTCAGTGGTCGGCGGCAACGTCTGGGTCACGGAGGACGTTCCTCCGGGTTCCCGTATCGCTCTGGGGTCGAATCTACGTTCTGGGCAGCCGGGCTGAAACCCTTCAGCCGTCGACCCGCATCCGGACATGGTAAAGATTCTGGGCCCGGCGGACGACCAGCATCAGGGAACTCTTCAAACGGGTCCGGCGGAAGGCCTGGAGGAAATCGGCCTCGGTGGCCGTCTTTACCCCGGCCACCTGCCGAATGACATCGCCCGGACGCAGGCCCAGACCCTCGGCCGGGCCATTGGGAACGACTTCCACCACGACCACCCCGTCCTCGGCCGATCCGGACTTGACCTCCACCCCCCAACGCTTCAAGGCCAGATTTTTAGCCTGTTCATCAGGAAAAGGCGCTGGGCGCAGCCGCACGGTTTTTTCCTCGTTTCGGCGGACGATTCTGAGTCCCACCTCTTCTTGGCGGACCAGATGGCGCAGCCGGTCCAGATAGGCGTCCTTGTCCTCGATCCGGTTCCCGTCCATGGCCGTGACCACATCTCCGGGCCGAATCCCGGCCTCAGCGGCCGGGGTCTTGGGATGGACCTCGTTGACCAGAAACCCCTTCGTCGATTCCAGCCCGAAATAGAGGGCCGTGCGCTGGTCGAGGTTCTGCCCTCCCATGCCCAGCCAGACCGGAGTCACCCGGCCGAAGTGAACGAGGTCGTCCAAAACCTGCCGGGCCTTGCCGATGGGGATGGCGAATCCAATGCCCTCGGCCTCGGCGTGGATGGCCGTGTTGATCCCGACGACCTCGCCCAGAACGTTGACCAGGGGCCCGCCACTGTTGCCGGGGTTGATGGCCGCATCGGTCTGGATGAAATTCGAGTAGCTGCCGTGCCGGGTCTGGATGGTCCGGTTCAGGGCCGAAATCACTCCTGTGGTCACGCTATGCCCAAACCCGTAGGGGTTGCCGATGGCCACGATGGTCTCGCCGATCATCAAATCCGTCGAATCACCCATCCTGGCCTCGGGCAGAGCCTCCTCCCCGGCCAGGGAAAGCACTGCCAGGTCGAAATCAGGATCGGAGCCTACCAGACTGGCCTCGAACTCCCGGCCGTCAAGCAGCCTGACCCGAATCACTGAGGCCCCTTCGATGACGTGGGCGTTGGTCAGGACCAGACGTTTGGCTCCGTCGGTGATCACTCCTGAGCCCAGGCTGGTTCGCTCCACGGCCCGCTCGGGCTGGCCGAAAAACTGTTGAAAAAAAGGGTCCCTCGAAAATACTCCCCCGAAGGGCGACACGCTCCGCTCGACCACCGTGGTCAGGATGTTGACCACGGCCGGAGCCACCGATTCCACAGCCTCCACCACAGGGGTCCTGCGCTGGGCTCCGGATACGTCTGAAGACTGCACGAAAAGGGCAATCACGGCGACCAGGGACGCACACACCCAGAAGAGAAGCCCTGACGTGGACGAGCGACTGCATTGACTCATGCCAAGATCCTTGCCAAGCGAAGGTTGAAGAAACTCAGAAATTGTGGGTCAGAAGAACATCGTAGGGCTGGCCGGTCAGAGATCTTGGCACGGCACGGCCAAAGATCCGGCCGAAGGACTGAGGATCGAAGGTTTCGAACGGTACCGCCTTACCCACTCCCCTCCAAACGATGGAGAGATCGACGGTCTGCCCCTGGTCATCCTGGACGGTCAGACCATGCGGAAGCAGAATATTGCCGACGCTCTTGTGTTCCCGCCAGACCAGGCCTCCCCCTCCTGGCATGGTCAGGGCCAGGGGAACCCAGGTTTCGTTGTCAACGGCCAGGGTCGGGCCGACTGAAAGCGGTTCCGTGGCGTTACGGCCCAGAACCAAGGCCGGGCGTCCGTTCAAAAAGGTGTAGGCCATCAGGGACGAATCCAGACCCCGCTCGATCCACATCTCCAGGGGGATCTGCCGCAAAACCGGTCCCGGCACCGGGGCCTGGTCGTCGAATCCGAACCGGGCCAGCGTCTTCAAGCCTACCCCGACAGCCGCGCGGACAACCACTCCCTCACCGTTTTCCCGGAGAACCCATTCGGTCCTCCACTTCCGATCCTGGTACCAGACCTTGATGGTCAATTCCGGCCATCGAGGCGAACTCATCTCGATCTCGAAGGCCTTGACGAGCCCGACTGTGGTCTGCAAATTCTTGCGAACCTCTGACCCGGAGGGAAAGAAGGCCTGGGCTGCTCCGGCCAGAACGAGGACAGCGGCGACAAGTCCGG from Deltaproteobacteria bacterium encodes the following:
- the cysK gene encoding cysteine synthase A, producing the protein MNIHPDPLALVGRTPLVFLDRLGQGLPGRVAVKLESTNPGGSIKDRIALAMIEDAERRGHLGPGARLVEPTSGNTGIGLALVCALRGYALTLTMPESMSLERRTLLVGLGAAVVLTPAAKGMAGAVARAEEIQRESRAFMVRQFENPANPAAHERTTGPEIWQDTDGQVQVFVAGVGTGGTITGVGRALKSRNPKVRCVAAEPAESPVLSGGDPGPHPIQGIGPGFIPRILDRSVLDEVLAVKGELAMDMARRLLREEGILAGISAGANVAAALQVAAREENRERLIVTIICDTGERYLSANLFRNPEVIS
- a CDS encoding serine acetyltransferase gives rise to the protein MPSVQDLREIMGLLRAVLFPGYFGRSDIGPETMRYHVGSALDQVRTLLAEQIRRGHCFFCALEDQACPECEERARILTLKFLTTLPRIRNLLALDVQAAYEGDPAAKSPGESIFCYPSIKVMTHYRVAHELHRMDVELIPRIITEMAHSETGIDIHPGAGIGRRFFIDHGTGVVIGETCVIGNNVRLYQGVTLGAKSFPKDENGQLIKGIPRHPVVEDDVTIYSGATVLGRITIGRGSVVGGNVWVTEDVPPGSRIALGSNLRSGQPG
- a CDS encoding PDZ domain-containing protein — its product is MSQCSRSSTSGLLFWVCASLVAVIALFVQSSDVSGAQRRTPVVEAVESVAPAVVNILTTVVERSVSPFGGVFSRDPFFQQFFGQPERAVERTSLGSGVITDGAKRLVLTNAHVIEGASVIRVRLLDGREFEASLVGSDPDFDLAVLSLAGEEALPEARMGDSTDLMIGETIVAIGNPYGFGHSVTTGVISALNRTIQTRHGSYSNFIQTDAAINPGNSGGPLVNVLGEVVGINTAIHAEAEGIGFAIPIGKARQVLDDLVHFGRVTPVWLGMGGQNLDQRTALYFGLESTKGFLVNEVHPKTPAAEAGIRPGDVVTAMDGNRIEDKDAYLDRLRHLVRQEEVGLRIVRRNEEKTVRLRPAPFPDEQAKNLALKRWGVEVKSGSAEDGVVVVEVVPNGPAEGLGLRPGDVIRQVAGVKTATEADFLQAFRRTRLKSSLMLVVRRAQNLYHVRMRVDG